A portion of the Desulfobulbaceae bacterium genome contains these proteins:
- a CDS encoding DUF3185 domain-containing protein yields the protein MRTSIIHAIILIAIGIAAFGYQGFANTSKKKAVDLDPPQQTITAEIITISTPLSQFIGVITLVGGIGLLIMVSRKN from the coding sequence ATGAGAACGAGCATAATTCACGCCATCATACTTATTGCTATAGGGATTGCTGCCTTTGGATATCAAGGGTTTGCCAACACAAGCAAAAAAAAGGCTGTCGATCTTGATCCACCTCAACAGACAATAACTGCTGAAATAATAACCATCTCTACTCCGTTGTCCCAGTTCATTGGAGTTATTACGCTTGTGGGAGGCATTGGATTACTGATTATGGTAAGCAGAAAAAATTGA
- a CDS encoding antibiotic biosynthesis monooxygenase — translation MDIIRTIMKVSPEKQKEVLQTLISLIEPLGKKNGCLSYGIYCDIEDKNIFNLISEWDNRQHLDDYMMSGRFSVLLGIKSLLCKPIEITILTVLNCEGIEAVNDVRKKIKLIYPVLIPVLMKIQKPIEC, via the coding sequence ATGGACATAATCAGAACAATCATGAAAGTTTCCCCTGAAAAGCAGAAAGAGGTTCTTCAAACGCTTATTTCATTGATTGAACCACTTGGTAAAAAAAACGGGTGTCTGAGTTATGGCATTTACTGCGACATTGAAGACAAAAATATTTTCAATCTCATTTCAGAATGGGACAACCGTCAACATCTTGATGACTATATGATGTCAGGCAGATTCAGCGTTCTGCTTGGAATAAAGAGCCTCCTGTGCAAACCGATAGAAATTACGATTTTGACTGTCTTAAATTGTGAAGGAATAGAAGCTGTTAATGATGTAAGAAAAAAGATCAAACTTATCTATCCAGTATTGATTCCAGTATTGATGAAGATTCAAAAACCGATAGAATGCTGA
- a CDS encoding OmpA family protein has protein sequence DEYNQSLSERRATSVRQYLINEGIITPDRLTKIGYGEENPAMYEPLPKEIYSPEAKANMRVLFEIIVR, from the coding sequence GATGAGTATAACCAGAGTCTGAGTGAAAGAAGAGCAACTTCTGTAAGGCAATACCTTATTAACGAAGGCATAATTACACCGGACAGACTTACAAAAATCGGCTATGGGGAAGAAAATCCAGCAATGTACGAACCATTACCTAAAGAGATATATTCACCAGAAGCAAAGGCAAACATGAGAGTTCTTTTTGAAATTATCGTAAGATAG